The Alphaproteobacteria bacterium genome contains a region encoding:
- a CDS encoding ABC transporter ATP-binding protein, which produces MDLIDVSKRFTLRVDGAEQTVQALSNLSFSVHNGEIVALIGPSGCGKTTALRIAMGLEAASGGRVTVDGVAVTGCAHDRGMVFQHAALLPWLTALENVMFGLEMKGVRGEELRETAQRYLDLVGLKDSGNRRPYQLSGGMQQRVGIARALAIDPKVLLMDEPFGALDAQTRETLQGELIGIHARTVKTILFVTHDLDEAVLLADRVVVMQHGSVQEIMDVPLPRPRGDVEALRGSAAFAETRYALWRAINAKTH; this is translated from the coding sequence ATCGATCTCATCGATGTCTCCAAGCGCTTCACCTTGCGCGTCGATGGGGCGGAGCAGACCGTCCAGGCGCTGAGCAACCTCAGCTTCAGCGTGCACAACGGCGAGATCGTCGCGCTGATCGGCCCCTCCGGCTGCGGCAAAACGACCGCGCTGCGCATCGCGATGGGCCTCGAGGCCGCGAGCGGCGGCCGCGTGACGGTGGACGGCGTCGCGGTTACTGGCTGCGCGCATGATCGCGGCATGGTGTTCCAGCATGCCGCGCTGCTGCCGTGGCTGACCGCGCTGGAAAACGTGATGTTCGGGCTCGAGATGAAAGGCGTGCGCGGCGAGGAACTGCGCGAAACAGCGCAACGCTACCTCGATCTGGTCGGCCTGAAGGATTCCGGCAACCGCCGCCCCTATCAGCTCTCCGGCGGCATGCAGCAGCGTGTCGGGATCGCGCGCGCGCTCGCAATCGATCCGAAGGTGCTGCTGATGGACGAGCCGTTCGGCGCGCTCGATGCGCAGACGCGCGAGACGCTGCAGGGCGAGCTGATCGGCATCCATGCGCGCACGGTCAAGACCATCCTGTTCGTCACGCACGACCTCGACGAAGCCGTGCTGCTCGCCGACCGGGTGGTGGTGATGCAGCACGGCAGTGTGCAGGAGATCATGGACGTGCCGCTGCCGCGACCGCGTGGCGACGTCGAGGCATTGCGCGGCAGTGCGGCGTTCGCCGAGACGCGCTACGCCCTGTGGCGCGCGATCAACGCGAAGACGCACTGA
- a CDS encoding xanthine dehydrogenase family protein molybdopterin-binding subunit, whose amino-acid sequence MKIVDDSPPVLTALDRPNSYIGRSVPRPNLTRLTEGRGQYVSDVVLPRMAHVAYVRSPHAHARIVKIESTAAKKAPGVVAIVTGAELAKVITPWVGVLTHLKGIKSAPQHAIAVDRACWQGEAVCAVVAKTRAQAEDACELVEVTYEELPAVTDAETALNAGTPVIHPELGDNLTFERSLVAGEPDKGFADADEVVETTFHFGRHTGVCNEPRAVVAEWNPSEQRMTVYQGTQAPHMMQNLFAKHLGLEEQQVRVITKDVGGSFGIKVHTYADEMATVALSKLLRRPVKFVADRLESFITDIHARDHRVKAKIGVKRDGTITAFEIDDLTGIGPYSVYPRTSGIEANQVVNLVGGPYTTPNYRARCRVVFQNKNVMCQYRAVGHPIATAVTEGLVDLAAMKIGMDPLEIRRRNLIPDDAHPSQGPSGIKFEKLSHHETLAHLDSMVDYAGLRAEQERLRKQGIYRGLGFAFFVEVTNPSAAFYGVGGAKISAQDGCTFKLDAQGNLSVHTGVSEQGQGAEAVIAQVAASSFGVPIERVRVVMGDTDNTPYGGGTWASRAAGIGGEAAWQAGKALRQNVLAVAGSILQAKPEALDIANGVVVDKATSTERIGLDEVARIAYFRPDTLPPGFQAELVATRHYVPRQWAFSFTNGAQASWLEVDTDTGFIKLLKHWCVEDCGTVINPQLVDEQVRGGIVQGLGAALFEHCLYDERGQMLNGNMADYLVPMAAEMPDIEVGHVVTPTADSELGAKGAGEAGTAGAPACVMNAVNDALAPLGAKLITEMPITPTVVLKALGKV is encoded by the coding sequence ATGAAAATCGTCGACGACTCGCCGCCTGTCCTCACCGCGCTCGACCGGCCGAATTCCTACATCGGCCGCTCGGTGCCGCGGCCGAACCTGACACGGCTCACCGAAGGGCGCGGGCAATACGTCAGCGACGTCGTGCTGCCGCGCATGGCCCATGTCGCCTATGTGCGCTCACCGCACGCGCATGCGCGCATCGTGAAGATCGAGAGTACGGCGGCGAAGAAAGCGCCGGGCGTGGTCGCGATCGTTACGGGAGCCGAGCTCGCCAAGGTGATCACGCCGTGGGTCGGGGTGCTGACGCATCTCAAGGGCATCAAGTCGGCCCCGCAGCATGCGATCGCGGTCGATCGTGCCTGCTGGCAGGGCGAGGCGGTCTGCGCGGTGGTCGCCAAGACCCGCGCCCAGGCCGAGGACGCGTGCGAACTGGTCGAGGTCACATACGAGGAATTGCCCGCCGTCACCGACGCCGAGACTGCGCTCAATGCCGGCACGCCGGTGATCCATCCCGAACTGGGCGACAATCTCACCTTCGAGCGCAGCCTCGTGGCGGGCGAGCCCGACAAGGGTTTCGCGGACGCGGACGAAGTGGTCGAGACCACGTTCCATTTCGGCCGCCACACCGGCGTGTGCAACGAGCCGCGCGCGGTCGTCGCCGAGTGGAATCCGTCCGAGCAGCGCATGACCGTGTACCAGGGTACGCAGGCGCCGCACATGATGCAGAATCTGTTCGCCAAGCATCTCGGCCTCGAAGAGCAGCAGGTACGCGTCATCACCAAGGACGTCGGCGGCTCGTTCGGCATCAAGGTGCACACCTATGCGGACGAGATGGCAACGGTTGCGCTGTCGAAGCTGCTCCGGCGCCCCGTGAAATTCGTCGCCGACCGGCTCGAAAGCTTCATCACCGACATTCACGCGCGCGACCATCGCGTCAAGGCGAAGATCGGCGTGAAGCGCGACGGCACCATCACGGCTTTCGAGATCGACGATCTCACCGGCATCGGACCCTATTCGGTGTATCCGCGCACGTCCGGGATCGAGGCGAACCAGGTCGTCAACCTCGTCGGCGGGCCCTACACGACCCCAAATTATCGCGCGCGCTGTCGCGTCGTGTTCCAGAACAAGAACGTGATGTGCCAGTACCGCGCGGTCGGCCATCCGATCGCGACCGCCGTGACAGAAGGACTCGTCGATCTCGCCGCCATGAAGATCGGCATGGATCCGCTGGAGATCCGGCGGCGCAATCTCATTCCGGATGACGCCCATCCCTCGCAAGGCCCGTCGGGCATCAAGTTCGAGAAGCTGTCGCACCACGAGACGCTGGCGCATCTCGACTCGATGGTGGACTACGCGGGCTTGCGCGCCGAACAGGAGCGGTTGCGCAAGCAGGGCATCTACCGCGGGCTCGGCTTTGCGTTCTTCGTCGAGGTCACGAACCCGTCCGCGGCGTTCTATGGCGTCGGCGGCGCAAAGATCTCCGCGCAGGACGGCTGCACCTTCAAGCTGGACGCGCAGGGCAATCTCTCGGTGCACACCGGCGTCAGCGAGCAGGGGCAGGGCGCCGAGGCCGTGATCGCACAAGTCGCGGCGTCTTCCTTCGGCGTCCCGATCGAGCGCGTGCGCGTCGTGATGGGCGATACCGACAACACGCCCTACGGCGGCGGCACGTGGGCCTCGCGCGCGGCCGGCATCGGCGGCGAGGCGGCCTGGCAGGCCGGCAAGGCGTTGCGGCAAAACGTGCTCGCAGTCGCGGGCTCGATCCTGCAGGCGAAGCCAGAGGCGCTCGACATCGCGAATGGCGTCGTGGTCGACAAAGCCACAAGCACGGAGCGCATCGGCCTCGATGAGGTCGCGCGCATCGCCTACTTCCGCCCCGATACGCTGCCGCCCGGCTTCCAGGCCGAGCTGGTCGCGACGCGCCACTATGTGCCGCGGCAGTGGGCCTTCTCGTTCACCAACGGCGCGCAGGCGAGCTGGCTCGAGGTCGACACCGACACGGGCTTCATCAAGCTTTTGAAGCACTGGTGCGTGGAGGACTGCGGCACGGTGATCAACCCGCAGCTGGTCGACGAGCAGGTCCGCGGCGGCATCGTGCAGGGGCTCGGTGCAGCACTGTTCGAGCACTGCCTCTATGACGAGCGCGGGCAGATGCTCAACGGCAACATGGCGGACTATCTGGTGCCCATGGCCGCCGAGATGCCCGACATCGAGGTCGGCCATGTGGTGACGCCGACAGCGGATTCCGAGCTCGGCGCCAAGGGTGCGGGCGAGGCCGGCACGGCGGGCGCGCCCGCTTGTGTCATGAACGCCGTGAACGACGCGCTGGCGCCGCTCGGGGCAAAACTCATCACCGAGATGCCGATTACCCCGACGGTTGTTCTGAAGGCCCTCGGCAAGGTCTAG
- a CDS encoding ABC transporter substrate-binding protein produces the protein MGKWCVAALTLALGASPAVAQKAWRHAIIEAKSDAGFAMMVTRGFAEKQGLKLDIMQIKADQIGLKALLAGELDSYEGGPGGAIVAAARGADVKILGCHWPSLVHGLFAREPVAKVEDLRGKNIAISAPGALPDLLIRAVLEKSGIPPGEVKFANMGSDTDRYKALTVGVVDAAIVSTEYLPIAPANVKLLATGREVLPNFMRVCMITSGKTLADKPDEAARFLAAEISALRHAVANRAEEVKLTFEVARAKPDDPRPGFIFDEAVRHKDIDPELGLPMEKLAWMQEMLIKNGSMPKPVDLAKVVAPDVRAKALELAK, from the coding sequence ATGGGCAAGTGGTGCGTGGCGGCCCTTACGCTGGCACTCGGCGCGAGCCCCGCTGTCGCGCAGAAGGCGTGGCGCCATGCCATCATCGAGGCGAAGAGCGATGCGGGCTTTGCCATGATGGTGACGCGCGGCTTTGCCGAGAAGCAGGGCCTTAAGCTCGACATCATGCAGATCAAGGCCGACCAGATCGGCCTCAAGGCGCTGCTCGCGGGCGAACTCGATTCCTACGAAGGCGGGCCGGGTGGTGCGATCGTGGCGGCGGCGCGCGGCGCGGACGTCAAGATCCTCGGCTGTCATTGGCCAAGCCTGGTGCATGGCCTGTTCGCGCGCGAGCCGGTAGCCAAGGTCGAGGATCTGCGCGGAAAGAACATCGCGATCTCGGCGCCGGGCGCATTGCCCGACCTGCTCATCCGTGCGGTGCTGGAGAAGAGTGGCATTCCGCCAGGCGAGGTGAAGTTCGCCAACATGGGCAGCGACACCGACCGCTACAAGGCGCTCACCGTCGGCGTGGTCGATGCCGCGATCGTCTCGACCGAATATCTGCCGATCGCGCCGGCGAACGTGAAGCTGCTCGCGACCGGGCGCGAGGTGCTACCGAACTTCATGCGCGTGTGCATGATCACCTCAGGTAAGACGCTCGCCGACAAGCCCGACGAGGCGGCGCGCTTCCTTGCGGCGGAAATCTCCGCACTTCGTCACGCCGTCGCCAACCGCGCCGAGGAGGTCAAGCTGACCTTCGAGGTGGCCAGAGCAAAGCCGGACGATCCGCGGCCTGGGTTCATCTTTGACGAGGCTGTGCGCCACAAGGATATCGACCCGGAGCTCGGCCTGCCGATGGAGAAGCTCGCCTGGATGCAAGAGATGCTGATCAAGAACGGCAGCATGCCGAAGCCGGTCGATCTCGCGAAGGTCGTCGCGCCGGACGTGCGCGCGAAGGCGCTGGAGCTGGCGAAGTAG
- a CDS encoding MarR family transcriptional regulator, with the protein MRPRNPRREFAFVLNDVARLLRTYADQRARRLGITRAQWAVMARLEHQEGLKQSELAEMLDLQPITLTRLVDRLCANGMVERRPDPNDRRAKRLHLTPLARPLMDRLAELGQDMMGTVLDGLDAETIERMIRELSQTKENLKVAISRRAVEKTAAAA; encoded by the coding sequence ATGCGCCCGCGTAATCCTCGCCGTGAATTTGCTTTTGTTCTCAATGATGTAGCACGCCTGCTGCGCACCTATGCGGATCAGCGTGCCCGCCGCCTCGGCATCACTCGCGCCCAATGGGCGGTCATGGCCCGGCTTGAGCACCAGGAAGGCTTGAAGCAATCGGAACTCGCCGAGATGCTCGACCTGCAGCCGATCACGCTCACGCGGCTCGTCGACCGGCTGTGCGCCAACGGAATGGTCGAGCGGCGTCCCGATCCGAACGATCGCCGCGCCAAGCGCCTGCATCTGACGCCGCTCGCGCGTCCGCTGATGGACCGGCTCGCCGAGCTCGGCCAGGACATGATGGGCACGGTGCTGGACGGGCTCGACGCGGAAACGATCGAGCGCATGATCCGCGAGCTGTCGCAGACGAAAGAAAATCTCAAGGTCGCCATTTCGCGAAGGGCCGTGGAAAAAACCGCGGCCGCCGCCTGA
- a CDS encoding (2Fe-2S)-binding protein gives MSAVDIQLTVNGEAVAESVEPRTTLVDFLRETLGLTGSHVGCEHGVCGACTVLLDGTVVRGCLTLAIQCDGAQVETIEGVSDSGAISDLQEAFRRRNALQCGFCTPGMLLTAQELLAHNGTPSRDTIREYLAGNYCRCTGYQAIVDAVESVAQARAKG, from the coding sequence ATGAGCGCCGTGGACATTCAGCTCACTGTCAACGGCGAAGCCGTCGCCGAATCGGTCGAGCCGCGCACCACACTGGTCGACTTCCTGCGCGAGACGCTGGGCCTGACCGGCAGCCATGTCGGCTGCGAGCACGGCGTGTGCGGCGCCTGCACGGTGCTGCTTGACGGCACTGTGGTGCGTGGCTGCCTGACGTTGGCGATACAGTGCGACGGCGCGCAGGTCGAGACCATCGAGGGCGTCTCGGATTCCGGCGCGATATCGGACCTCCAGGAAGCCTTCCGCCGCCGCAATGCGCTGCAATGCGGGTTTTGCACCCCGGGCATGCTTTTGACCGCGCAGGAATTACTGGCGCACAACGGCACCCCGAGCCGTGATACCATCCGCGAATATCTCGCCGGGAACTACTGCCGCTGCACCGGCTACCAGGCGATCGTCGACGCCGTCGAATCCGTCGCGCAAGCGCGCGCAAAAGGGTGA
- a CDS encoding xanthine dehydrogenase family protein subunit M: MKPAPFAYAKARTLDDAIRLLGEHKGDAKLLAGGQSLIATLNMRLSSPSLLVDINGIGLDGVSVKDGVVEIGALARHVTLERSSDIAKHAPLIALAMPHVAHPAIRNRGTIGGSLAYADPAAELPACLVALDGEVDVTGPNGKRAVKAADFFKGLFETALGAHDVLSAIRFPAAAADTRVGFAELARRHGDYALVGLAAVAKAKGKSLSDIRLVYFGVGALPVRAHKAEAALAAGAVDEAVKMLDLDPSDDLHASGTVKKHLAGVLLRRVAEQLAEPRA; the protein is encoded by the coding sequence TTGAAACCCGCACCATTCGCCTACGCGAAGGCGCGCACGCTGGATGATGCGATCCGCCTCCTCGGTGAACACAAGGGCGACGCGAAGCTGCTGGCAGGCGGGCAGAGCCTGATCGCCACTTTGAACATGCGGCTCTCCAGTCCGTCGCTGCTGGTGGACATTAATGGCATCGGCCTCGACGGCGTCAGCGTGAAGGACGGAGTGGTCGAGATCGGCGCGCTCGCGCGCCACGTCACGCTGGAGCGCTCGTCCGACATCGCCAAGCACGCGCCGCTGATCGCACTTGCGATGCCCCATGTTGCGCATCCGGCGATCCGCAACCGCGGCACCATCGGCGGCTCGCTCGCCTACGCGGATCCGGCGGCCGAGTTGCCCGCCTGCCTCGTCGCGCTCGACGGCGAGGTCGACGTGACGGGGCCAAACGGCAAGCGCGCGGTTAAGGCCGCCGATTTCTTCAAGGGACTATTCGAGACGGCGCTTGGAGCGCACGACGTGCTGAGCGCGATCCGGTTTCCGGCCGCCGCTGCTGACACGCGTGTCGGCTTCGCGGAGCTGGCGCGCCGTCATGGCGATTACGCACTGGTCGGGCTTGCGGCGGTTGCGAAGGCGAAGGGCAAAAGCCTCTCCGACATCCGACTGGTCTACTTCGGTGTCGGCGCGCTGCCCGTCCGCGCCCACAAGGCCGAGGCTGCGCTCGCGGCCGGCGCGGTCGACGAAGCCGTGAAGATGCTCGACCTCGATCCCTCTGATGATCTGCACGCGAGCGGCACCGTAAAGAAGCATCTCGCCGGCGTGCTGCTGCGGCGTGTCGCAGAACAGCTTGCGGAGCCGCGCGCATGA
- a CDS encoding HlyD family secretion protein, with protein MADKVVELRKTQEEALPPPVVARPRASNGRLRLILLVVIPLIAVVVGGYFYLGSGRYISTDNAYIGAQKVLITPDISGKVANVMVTEGQRVNAGDALIEIDPEPFRIAVTQAEARLAGVRIDYANLKTNFDSLQRRIALARETVDLKQRDLDRKNTLVANRTGSQADLDNSMNGLVIAKTALEQLEMQQEAIRNQLLGNPNLPIEKYPPYAQASAALDQAKRDLDHTVLRAPIAGMATQVASIQLGRYLTAGTPVFSLIDDAKPWIDANPKETDITHLRVGQAVDISVDTFPGRKFRGVVAAVSPGTGAQFAILPPQNASGNWVKVVQRVPVRIEFAPGEDVRDLRSGMSVTVDIDTGRQNTVLASLGLTSKAAEPRK; from the coding sequence ATGGCCGACAAGGTTGTCGAGTTGCGGAAGACGCAAGAGGAGGCCTTGCCGCCGCCGGTCGTGGCGCGTCCGCGCGCCTCGAACGGGCGGCTGCGCCTCATCCTGCTCGTCGTGATCCCGCTGATCGCCGTCGTCGTGGGCGGCTACTTCTATCTTGGCTCGGGCCGCTACATCTCGACCGACAACGCCTACATCGGCGCCCAGAAGGTTTTGATTACGCCGGACATCTCGGGCAAGGTCGCCAACGTCATGGTGACCGAGGGACAACGCGTCAACGCGGGCGACGCGCTGATCGAGATCGATCCCGAGCCGTTCCGAATCGCTGTGACGCAGGCCGAGGCGCGGCTCGCCGGCGTGCGCATCGACTACGCCAATCTGAAAACCAATTTTGACTCGCTGCAGCGGCGCATCGCGCTCGCGCGCGAAACCGTCGACCTGAAGCAGCGCGATCTCGACCGCAAGAACACGCTGGTCGCCAACCGGACCGGCTCGCAGGCCGATCTCGACAATTCGATGAACGGGCTGGTCATCGCGAAAACCGCGCTCGAGCAGCTCGAGATGCAGCAGGAGGCGATCCGCAATCAACTCCTCGGCAATCCGAACCTGCCGATCGAGAAGTACCCGCCCTACGCACAGGCTTCGGCCGCGCTCGATCAGGCCAAGCGTGATCTCGATCACACGGTACTGCGTGCGCCGATCGCCGGCATGGCCACGCAAGTAGCAAGCATCCAGCTCGGCCGCTATCTGACCGCCGGCACGCCCGTGTTCAGCCTTATCGATGACGCCAAACCCTGGATCGACGCGAACCCGAAGGAGACCGACATCACGCACCTGCGTGTCGGGCAGGCCGTCGATATCTCGGTCGACACCTTCCCGGGCCGCAAGTTCCGCGGCGTGGTCGCGGCGGTTAGCCCCGGCACGGGCGCGCAATTCGCGATCCTGCCGCCGCAGAACGCAAGCGGAAACTGGGTCAAGGTCGTACAGCGTGTTCCGGTGCGCATCGAGTTCGCGCCCGGCGAGGACGTGCGCGACCTGCGCTCGGGCATGAGCGTCACGGTCGATATCGACACCGGCCGGCAGAACACCGTGCTCGCCTCGCTCGGCCTCACCAGCAAGGCTGCGGAGCCGCGCAAATGA
- a CDS encoding Gfo/Idh/MocA family oxidoreductase translates to MRQVEVGCIGVGWIGGLRAETLARSALVDRLHLCDIRPDRLAEVKALYKPATATLDYNDIINNPNISVVFVSTTPEANHYPIARDCLKGGKNVMLEKPIALELWEADELIMLARRNNLKFTIGYSQRFNTKIAYAKKKIVDGTLGKVVSVLVSRHLSRALGKKIAKRVRLSPVVMESTHDLDFVFWLLEPAKPVRVYSQGAYGYMEPVNGSHDVMFSTITMDNGVVVMIGGGWNFPESYPNYCSTWIEITGTNGALTLDDTQRDNWLNTEQTGQVFPMSTMPGEMVDHVFAGGIGPETIHFVEACIKNGPVMVTPESARIVMETYSAADLSADLNEPVDLPLTNQTISQIAEFKQKIRAGLNTG, encoded by the coding sequence GTGAGGCAGGTCGAAGTGGGCTGTATCGGGGTCGGCTGGATCGGCGGTCTGCGCGCCGAGACCCTCGCGCGCTCGGCGCTGGTCGACAGGCTGCATCTTTGCGACATCAGGCCGGACCGGCTCGCCGAGGTGAAGGCGCTCTACAAGCCCGCGACCGCGACGCTCGACTACAACGACATCATCAATAACCCCAACATCTCGGTCGTGTTCGTCTCGACCACGCCGGAAGCGAACCACTACCCGATCGCCCGCGATTGCCTGAAGGGTGGCAAGAACGTGATGCTGGAAAAGCCGATCGCGCTCGAACTGTGGGAAGCGGACGAGCTGATCATGCTCGCCAGGCGCAACAACCTGAAATTCACCATTGGCTATTCGCAGCGCTTCAACACCAAGATCGCGTACGCCAAGAAGAAGATTGTCGACGGCACGCTCGGCAAGGTGGTGTCCGTGCTGGTGAGCCGGCATCTGTCGCGCGCGCTGGGCAAGAAGATCGCAAAGCGCGTCCGGCTTTCGCCGGTCGTGATGGAATCGACGCACGATCTCGACTTCGTGTTCTGGCTTTTGGAGCCCGCGAAACCGGTGCGCGTCTATAGCCAGGGCGCCTACGGTTACATGGAACCGGTGAACGGCTCGCACGACGTCATGTTCTCCACCATCACGATGGACAACGGCGTCGTGGTGATGATCGGGGGCGGCTGGAATTTTCCCGAGAGCTATCCGAACTATTGCTCGACCTGGATCGAGATCACCGGGACCAATGGCGCGCTCACGCTCGACGACACGCAGCGCGACAACTGGCTCAACACCGAGCAGACCGGGCAGGTATTCCCGATGTCCACGATGCCGGGCGAAATGGTCGATCACGTGTTCGCGGGAGGCATCGGCCCCGAAACGATCCATTTCGTCGAGGCCTGCATCAAGAACGGCCCCGTGATGGTGACGCCGGAAAGCGCCCGCATCGTCATGGAGACCTATTCGGCGGCCGACCTCTCGGCCGACCTCAATGAACCAGTCGACCTGCCGCTCACCAACCAGACCATCTCGCAGATCGCCGAGTTCAAGCAGAAGATCCGCGCGGGGCTCAACACAGGCTGA
- a CDS encoding ABC transporter permease yields MPRWSITLLSLAMLIGLWEFFGRDINPVFGSYPSAIAAAFVELVRSGQLGAALYESLRPFVVGYGLAILIGVPLGLIIGRFRVVEAALGIYVTAGYAMPLVALVPLLILWLGLGFAVKAAVVFLMSLFPIIINTWLGVNAVPKSLIDVGRAFVAPDTVILRRIVLPATLPYIMAGIRLAVGRAVVAMVIAEFFTTISGLGAIIINSANNFDTATMFVPIVVLMVLAIGLNSLIGWVERTVAPWQAEIAGRDD; encoded by the coding sequence ATGCCCCGCTGGTCCATCACGCTTCTTTCGCTCGCCATGCTGATCGGCCTGTGGGAGTTTTTCGGCCGCGACATCAATCCGGTCTTCGGCTCCTACCCGAGCGCCATCGCGGCGGCGTTCGTGGAGCTTGTCCGCAGCGGCCAGCTTGGCGCGGCGCTCTACGAAAGCCTGCGCCCGTTCGTGGTCGGCTATGGTTTGGCCATTCTCATCGGCGTTCCACTCGGCCTCATTATCGGCCGCTTCCGCGTGGTCGAAGCAGCACTCGGAATCTATGTCACGGCTGGCTACGCGATGCCGCTGGTCGCGCTGGTGCCGCTCTTGATCCTGTGGCTCGGCCTCGGCTTTGCCGTGAAGGCCGCGGTCGTGTTCCTGATGTCGCTCTTCCCGATCATCATCAACACGTGGCTTGGCGTGAACGCAGTGCCGAAAAGCCTGATCGATGTCGGTCGCGCCTTCGTGGCGCCGGACACCGTGATTCTGCGCCGTATCGTGCTGCCCGCGACGTTGCCCTACATCATGGCGGGCATCCGACTCGCGGTCGGGCGCGCGGTAGTCGCGATGGTGATCGCCGAGTTCTTCACCACCATTTCCGGGCTTGGCGCGATCATCATCAACTCGGCTAACAATTTCGACACCGCCACCATGTTCGTGCCGATCGTGGTGCTGATGGTGCTGGCGATCGGGCTGAACAGCCTGATCGGCTGGGTCGAGCGCACGGTCGCGCCATGGCAGGCCGAGATCGCCGGGCGGGACGATTAG
- a CDS encoding HD domain-containing protein: MNQHTNPQSISQKADELEEHMMHELERVVTKSTLSYLADGEVKMDTSAALWAKHPGAVFNMGPDPRLPPMPEKPTLIDYFRCRFAQHAHLLQSATHALKAGCNEKVILACLLHDIAVVSFIRCDHGYWGAQMIEPYVDEEVSWAVRSHQALRFFPDEAAGYPYPEMYLKLFGDDYKPEPYIVAEYERARNHKWYMTSRLICINDVYSFDPNAKVNLDDFVDVVGRNFRQPEEGLGFDNSPSSHMWRTMMWPNRFL; encoded by the coding sequence ATGAACCAGCACACCAATCCGCAGAGCATCTCGCAAAAAGCCGACGAGCTCGAAGAGCACATGATGCACGAGCTCGAGCGCGTCGTGACCAAGTCGACGCTCTCGTATCTCGCCGACGGCGAGGTCAAGATGGATACCAGCGCCGCACTGTGGGCGAAGCACCCGGGTGCGGTGTTCAACATGGGGCCGGACCCGCGCCTCCCGCCGATGCCCGAGAAGCCGACGCTGATCGACTATTTCAGGTGCCGCTTCGCCCAGCATGCGCATCTCTTGCAGAGCGCCACGCATGCGCTCAAGGCCGGCTGCAACGAAAAAGTCATTCTCGCCTGCCTGCTGCACGACATCGCGGTGGTGAGCTTCATCCGCTGCGATCACGGCTATTGGGGCGCGCAGATGATCGAGCCCTATGTGGACGAAGAGGTGAGCTGGGCGGTGCGCAGCCACCAGGCGCTGCGCTTCTTCCCCGACGAGGCCGCCGGCTATCCGTATCCCGAGATGTACCTGAAGCTGTTCGGCGACGACTACAAGCCGGAGCCCTACATCGTCGCCGAATACGAGCGCGCGCGGAATCACAAGTGGTACATGACCTCGCGGCTGATCTGCATCAACGATGTCTACTCGTTCGATCCGAACGCGAAGGTAAATCTGGACGATTTCGTCGACGTTGTCGGGCGCAATTTCCGCCAGCCTGAGGAAGGCCTCGGTTTCGACAACTCGCCGTCGTCGCACATGTGGCGCACCATGATGTGGCCGAACCGGTTCTTGTGA